A DNA window from Citrobacter tructae contains the following coding sequences:
- the cspE gene encoding transcription antiterminator/RNA stability regulator CspE, with amino-acid sequence MSKIKGNVKWFNESKGFGFITPEDGSKDVFVHFSAIQTNGFKTLAEGQRVEFEITNGAKGPSAANVTAL; translated from the coding sequence ATGTCTAAGATTAAAGGTAACGTTAAGTGGTTTAATGAGTCCAAAGGATTCGGTTTCATTACTCCGGAAGATGGCAGCAAAGATGTGTTCGTACACTTCTCTGCAATCCAGACCAATGGTTTTAAAACTCTGGCTGAAGGTCAGCGTGTAGAGTTCGAAATCACTAACGGTGCCAAAGGCCCTTCTGCTGCAAACGTAACCGCTCTGTAA
- the pagP gene encoding lipid IV(A) palmitoyltransferase PagP, with product MIVAKRYSLIFSFLFIQLALIPHVLAEDKGWFDTFKDNVSETWQQPEHYDLYVPAITWHARFAYDKDKTDRYNERPWGAGFGQSRWDDKGNWHGIYIMAFKDSYNKWEPIGGYGWEKTWRPLVDENFHAGLGFTAGFTARDNWNYIPVPVILPLVSIGYGPATFQMTYIPGTYNNGNVYFAWMRFQF from the coding sequence GTGATTGTTGCTAAACGATATAGTCTCATTTTTTCATTTCTTTTTATTCAGTTAGCCTTAATTCCTCATGTCCTTGCGGAAGATAAAGGCTGGTTTGATACCTTTAAAGATAATGTCAGCGAAACCTGGCAACAGCCGGAACATTATGATCTGTATGTGCCAGCCATTACCTGGCATGCGCGTTTTGCCTACGATAAAGATAAAACGGATCGTTACAACGAACGCCCCTGGGGGGCAGGATTTGGCCAGTCCCGTTGGGATGATAAAGGCAACTGGCACGGGATTTATATTATGGCCTTTAAAGACTCCTACAATAAATGGGAGCCGATCGGCGGCTATGGTTGGGAAAAAACCTGGCGACCGCTGGTCGATGAGAACTTTCATGCCGGCCTGGGTTTTACCGCCGGTTTCACTGCGCGCGATAACTGGAACTACATTCCCGTGCCGGTGATACTACCACTGGTATCAATAGGCTATGGTCCGGCAACGTTTCAGATGACCTACATACCCGGTACGTATAACAACGGAAATGTCTATTTTGCCTGGATGCGTTTCCAGTTCTGA
- the dcuC gene encoding anaerobic C4-dicarboxylate transporter DcuC → MLTFIELLIGVMVIVGVARYIIKGYSATGVLFVGGLVLLIISALMGHKVLPGSAESTGYTATDIVEYIKILLMSRGGDLGMMIMMLCGFAAYMTHIGANDMVVKLASKPLQYINSPYVLMIAAYFVACLMSLAVSSATGLGVLLMATLFPVMVNVGISRGAAAAICASPAAIILSPTSGDVVLAAKAAEMPLIDFAFKTTLPISIAAIIGMAIAHFFWQRYLDKKENVSHEMLDVAEITTTAPSFYAILPFTPIVGVLIFDGKWGPQLHIITILVLCMLIAAVLEFVRGFNTQKVFSGLEVAYRGMADAFANVVMLLVAAGVFAQGLSTIGFIQSLISIATSFGSASIILMLVLVILTMLAAMTTGSGNAPFYAFVEMIPKLAHSSGINPAYLSIPMLQASNLGRTISPVSGVVVAVAGMAKISPFEVVKRTSVPVMVGLLVVIIATEVMVPATSALTGG, encoded by the coding sequence ATGTTGACATTTATAGAACTCCTTATCGGAGTTATGGTTATTGTGGGTGTAGCACGCTACATCATTAAAGGTTATTCCGCGACCGGCGTGTTGTTTGTCGGTGGCCTGGTTTTACTGATTATCAGCGCCCTTATGGGACATAAAGTTCTGCCTGGCAGTGCCGAAAGCACAGGCTACACGGCAACAGACATCGTTGAATACATTAAAATTTTGCTGATGAGCCGCGGTGGCGATCTCGGCATGATGATCATGATGCTGTGTGGTTTTGCTGCCTACATGACGCATATTGGCGCAAACGATATGGTCGTCAAGCTGGCCTCTAAGCCTTTGCAATATATCAACTCACCTTATGTGTTAATGATTGCCGCCTACTTTGTCGCCTGCCTGATGTCACTGGCTGTTTCTTCGGCGACGGGGCTTGGCGTACTGCTGATGGCCACCCTCTTTCCGGTCATGGTTAACGTAGGTATCAGCCGCGGTGCTGCGGCGGCCATTTGCGCCTCCCCTGCCGCCATTATTCTTTCCCCCACTTCTGGTGACGTAGTTCTCGCCGCAAAAGCCGCAGAAATGCCGCTGATCGACTTCGCGTTTAAAACTACACTGCCGATTTCCATTGCCGCTATTATCGGCATGGCGATTGCCCACTTTTTCTGGCAGCGCTATCTGGATAAAAAAGAGAACGTTTCTCACGAAATGTTAGACGTGGCCGAAATCACCACCACCGCACCATCGTTTTACGCCATCCTGCCGTTTACTCCGATTGTGGGTGTTCTCATTTTTGATGGTAAATGGGGTCCGCAACTGCACATCATTACCATTCTGGTGCTGTGTATGCTTATTGCAGCGGTGCTGGAGTTTGTCCGTGGATTCAATACCCAGAAGGTTTTCTCGGGTCTGGAAGTGGCCTACCGCGGCATGGCAGATGCCTTTGCTAACGTGGTGATGCTGTTAGTTGCCGCCGGGGTGTTCGCTCAGGGTCTGAGCACAATCGGCTTTATCCAGAGCCTGATTTCGATCGCCACTTCGTTTGGCTCTGCCAGCATTATTCTGATGCTGGTACTGGTTATTCTAACGATGCTGGCAGCGATGACCACCGGTTCCGGGAATGCGCCGTTCTATGCCTTCGTTGAGATGATCCCTAAACTGGCACACTCTTCCGGAATTAACCCGGCTTACCTCTCCATCCCGATGCTGCAGGCATCAAACCTGGGGCGCACGATCTCCCCGGTCTCCGGCGTGGTTGTAGCTGTCGCAGGTATGGCGAAGATTTCACCGTTTGAAGTGGTGAAACGTACTTCGGTTCCAGTCATGGTTGGACTGCTGGTTGTGATTATCGCAACGGAAGTGATGGTACCAGCAACCTCAGCACTGACTGGCGGTTAA
- the dpiA gene encoding two-component response regulator DpiA has product MTEPLTLLIVEDETLLAEMHAEYIRHIPGFSQIWLAGNLEQARMMIARFKPGLILLDNYLPDGKGISLLHELTQARYPGGVVFTTAASDMDTVSEAVRCGAFDYLVKPIAYERLGQTLTRYQQRRRMLAGNDSASQKQIDEMFNAYARGEPKGDLPTGIDALTLNAVLKLFADPTVHHTAETIAQALTISRTTSRRYLEYCASRHLIIAEIIHGKVGRPQRIYHGG; this is encoded by the coding sequence ATGACGGAACCATTAACGCTATTGATCGTTGAGGATGAAACGCTGCTGGCGGAAATGCATGCTGAGTATATCCGCCATATACCCGGCTTCAGCCAGATATGGCTGGCGGGTAACCTTGAGCAGGCGCGGATGATGATTGCGCGTTTTAAGCCCGGACTGATTCTTCTGGATAACTATTTGCCGGACGGTAAGGGCATTTCCCTGTTACATGAACTGACCCAGGCACGCTACCCTGGCGGCGTGGTGTTTACTACCGCAGCCAGCGATATGGATACAGTGTCAGAGGCCGTGCGCTGCGGGGCGTTTGACTATCTGGTCAAACCGATTGCCTACGAACGGTTGGGGCAGACGCTGACTCGCTATCAGCAGCGCAGGCGCATGTTGGCGGGTAATGACAGCGCCAGTCAAAAGCAGATTGATGAAATGTTTAACGCTTATGCGCGCGGGGAACCGAAAGGGGATTTGCCAACAGGGATTGATGCGCTAACGCTGAATGCGGTGCTGAAATTATTCGCCGATCCTACTGTGCATCATACTGCAGAAACCATTGCACAGGCGCTGACTATCAGCCGCACAACCTCCAGGCGTTACCTGGAATACTGTGCCAGCCGGCATTTGATTATTGCGGAGATTATTCACGGGAAGGTGGGTAGGCCGCAGCGTATTTATCACGGCGGCTAA
- the dpiB gene encoding sensor histidine kinase DpiB: MSQHKNKTRFSFFRKLAFPLRIFLLILVVSVFIIAALAKYFTASFEDYLTTHVRDMAMNQAKIIASNDSIITAVKHRDYTRLATIADKLQSGTDFDYVVIGDENSIRLYHPNPQKIGYPMQFTKPGALANGESYFITGKGSIGLAMRAKTPIFDDDGKIIGVVSIGYLISKIDSWRSDFLLPMAGVFLLLLLLLMLLSWFFAAHIRRQMLGMEPKQIARVVRQQDALFSSVYEGLIAVDLDGCITAINRSARKMLGLPSPGRQWLGKPIDEVVNPSDFFTQQIAEQRQDAMVNFNGLSVIANREAIRSGDELLGAIISFRSKDEIATLNAQLTQIKQYVESLRTLRHEHLNWMSTINGLLQMKEYDRVLEMVQGESLAQQQLIDSLRGAFADRQVAGLLFGKVQRARELGLQMLIVPGSQLHQLPDGLDSTEFAAIVGNLLDNAFEASLRTQQGNKVIELFLSDEGDEVIIEVADQGCGVPEALREKIFEQGVSTRTDEPGEHGIGLYLIASYVRRCDGVITLEDNDPCGTLFSLFLPKVKKNDDGTINAIDR; encoded by the coding sequence ATGTCACAACATAAAAATAAAACACGGTTTTCTTTTTTTCGTAAACTGGCGTTTCCATTGCGTATTTTCCTGCTGATCCTGGTGGTTTCAGTTTTTATCATTGCAGCGCTGGCGAAATATTTTACCGCCAGTTTTGAAGACTATCTGACAACACATGTTCGTGATATGGCGATGAACCAGGCGAAAATCATTGCCTCCAACGACAGTATCATCACTGCCGTGAAACATCGCGATTACACGCGCCTGGCGACCATTGCCGACAAGCTTCAGAGCGGGACTGATTTCGATTATGTGGTGATCGGTGATGAAAACTCTATTCGCCTCTACCATCCGAATCCGCAAAAAATTGGCTACCCAATGCAGTTTACCAAGCCCGGCGCGTTGGCAAACGGGGAAAGCTACTTTATTACCGGTAAAGGGTCTATCGGGTTGGCGATGCGCGCGAAAACGCCCATTTTTGATGATGATGGCAAAATTATTGGCGTTGTCTCGATCGGTTATCTGATCAGTAAAATCGACAGCTGGCGATCGGATTTCTTACTGCCGATGGCCGGGGTGTTTCTTCTGCTGTTGTTGTTACTGATGTTGCTTTCCTGGTTTTTTGCCGCGCATATTCGCCGCCAGATGTTGGGAATGGAGCCGAAACAAATTGCCCGCGTCGTGCGTCAGCAGGACGCGCTGTTTAGCTCAGTATACGAAGGTTTGATTGCCGTTGATCTGGATGGGTGTATTACGGCCATCAATCGCAGTGCGCGAAAAATGCTGGGGCTACCGTCGCCAGGGCGGCAGTGGCTGGGGAAACCGATTGATGAGGTCGTTAACCCGTCAGATTTTTTCACGCAGCAGATTGCGGAACAACGTCAGGATGCGATGGTGAATTTTAACGGGCTGAGCGTTATCGCCAATCGTGAGGCTATCCGTTCCGGCGACGAATTGCTGGGAGCGATTATCAGTTTTCGCAGCAAAGATGAGATCGCTACCCTCAATGCCCAGCTTACGCAAATCAAGCAATATGTTGAGAGCCTGCGAACGCTACGTCACGAACATTTGAACTGGATGTCGACCATTAATGGCCTGCTGCAAATGAAAGAGTACGATCGGGTTCTTGAGATGGTCCAGGGTGAATCCCTGGCTCAGCAGCAGCTGATTGATAGTCTGCGCGGTGCGTTTGCCGATCGTCAGGTTGCCGGCTTGCTGTTTGGTAAAGTCCAGCGTGCGCGGGAGTTAGGGCTTCAAATGTTGATTGTCCCCGGTAGCCAACTTCATCAACTGCCCGATGGGCTGGATAGCACAGAGTTTGCAGCAATTGTTGGCAATCTGCTTGATAATGCATTTGAGGCCAGTTTACGTACCCAGCAAGGGAATAAGGTCATTGAGCTCTTTTTGAGCGATGAAGGGGATGAGGTGATTATTGAAGTCGCCGATCAAGGGTGCGGTGTGCCGGAAGCGTTGCGTGAAAAAATATTTGAACAGGGTGTAAGTACCCGTACCGATGAACCAGGCGAACATGGCATCGGTTTGTATCTGATTGCAAGTTATGTGAGGCGCTGTGATGGGGTTATTACGCTCGAAGATAACGATCCCTGCGGCACTTTATTTTCTCTATTTCTTCCGAAAGTGAAAAAAAACGATGACGGAACCATTAACGCTATTGATCGTTGA
- the citC gene encoding [citrate (pro-3S)-lyase] ligase → MFGNNIFSHVKRSENKKMAAIAQFLKENDLSVDTTVEVFITVTRDDRLIACGGIAGNIIKCVAISETVRGEGLALTLATELINLAYERHCTHLFIYTKTEYETLFKQCGFSTLTSVPGIMVLMENSTTRLKRYAESLTKQRREGKKIGCIVMNANPFTNGHRFLIQQAAAQCDWLHLFLVKEDTSRFPYEDRLDLVLKGTKDIPHLTVHRGSEYIISRATFPCYFIKEQSVINHCYTEIDLKIFRQYLAPALGVTHRFVGTEPYCTVTSQYNNDMRYWLETPMLPAPPIELVEIERLCFQEMPISASWVRKLLVKKDLTAIAPLVPEATLHYLQNMLERTSPGAVVRQNTPALATGEK, encoded by the coding sequence ATGTTCGGTAATAATATATTCTCGCACGTTAAACGCTCAGAAAATAAAAAAATGGCGGCTATCGCTCAATTTCTGAAAGAGAATGATTTGAGCGTTGATACGACCGTTGAAGTATTTATCACCGTTACTCGTGATGACCGCCTGATTGCCTGCGGCGGCATTGCCGGAAATATCATTAAATGTGTGGCAATCAGCGAAACCGTGCGCGGCGAAGGTTTGGCGCTGACGCTGGCCACTGAGCTCATCAATCTCGCTTATGAGCGGCACTGCACACATCTTTTCATTTATACCAAAACCGAATACGAAACGCTGTTTAAGCAGTGTGGTTTCTCTACGCTGACCAGTGTACCGGGCATTATGGTGCTGATGGAAAACAGCACTACACGTCTGAAACGTTACGCCGAATCACTGACAAAACAACGTCGTGAAGGGAAGAAAATTGGTTGTATCGTCATGAACGCCAATCCTTTTACTAACGGTCATCGTTTTCTGATCCAACAGGCGGCAGCGCAGTGCGACTGGCTGCATCTGTTCCTGGTGAAAGAAGATACCTCACGCTTCCCGTATGAAGACCGACTGGATCTGGTGCTAAAGGGGACAAAAGACATTCCGCATTTAACCGTGCATCGCGGATCGGAATACATCATTTCTCGCGCCACGTTCCCGTGCTACTTCATTAAAGAACAAAGCGTCATTAACCACTGCTACACCGAAATTGACCTGAAAATCTTCCGCCAATATCTGGCTCCGGCACTCGGCGTGACGCACCGCTTCGTCGGAACCGAACCGTATTGCACCGTCACCTCCCAGTACAACAACGACATGCGCTACTGGCTGGAGACCCCAATGCTCCCCGCCCCACCGATTGAACTGGTGGAAATTGAGCGGCTGTGCTTCCAGGAGATGCCGATTTCCGCCTCCTGGGTGCGCAAGCTGCTGGTTAAAAAAGATCTCACGGCTATCGCCCCTCTGGTTCCTGAAGCCACGCTGCACTACCTGCAAAACATGCTTGAGAGAACCTCGCCGGGTGCGGTAGTCCGCCAGAATACCCCCGCATTAGCAACAGGTGAAAAATGA
- the citD gene encoding citrate lyase acyl carrier protein, which translates to MKIKQAAVAGTLESGDVMIRIAPLDTQDIDLQVNSSVEKQFGDAIRTTILDVLSRYNVRGVQLNVDDKGALDCILRARLEALLARASGIPALPWEDCQ; encoded by the coding sequence ATGAAAATAAAGCAGGCAGCCGTCGCAGGCACTCTCGAGTCCGGTGATGTGATGATTCGCATCGCCCCACTCGATACGCAGGATATCGACCTGCAGGTTAACAGTAGCGTTGAAAAACAGTTTGGTGATGCTATTCGCACCACCATCCTGGACGTACTGTCCCGCTACAACGTACGCGGCGTGCAATTAAATGTTGATGATAAAGGCGCACTGGACTGCATTTTACGTGCGCGACTGGAAGCACTACTGGCCCGCGCCAGCGGCATTCCGGCACTGCCATGGGAGGATTGCCAGTGA
- a CDS encoding aldolase/citrate lyase family protein, with amino-acid sequence MISDSLQQRKSRTRRSMLFVPGANAAMISNSFIYPADALMFDLEDSVALREKDTARRLVYHALQHPLYHDVETIVRVNALDSEWGINDLEAVVRGGADIVRLPKTDTAQDVTDIESEILRIEKACGREPGSTGLLAAIESPLGITRAVEIAHASERLIGIALGAEDYVRNLRTERSPEGTELLFARCSILQAARSAGIQAFDTVYSDANNEAGFLHEAAHIKQLGFDGKSLINPRQIELLHNLYAPTRKELAHARLVVEAAEAAAREGRGVVSLNGKMVDSPVIERALLVISRAELSGIREE; translated from the coding sequence GTGATTTCCGACTCTTTGCAACAACGTAAATCCCGTACGCGCCGCAGCATGCTGTTCGTGCCGGGTGCCAATGCTGCGATGATCAGTAACTCGTTTATCTACCCAGCAGATGCGCTGATGTTCGACTTAGAAGACTCCGTCGCATTGCGTGAGAAAGACACCGCACGTCGTCTGGTCTACCACGCGCTGCAGCATCCGCTTTACCACGATGTTGAAACCATTGTCCGCGTGAACGCCCTCGACTCAGAATGGGGTATCAACGACCTCGAAGCAGTCGTTCGCGGTGGCGCTGACATCGTGCGATTACCCAAAACCGATACCGCACAGGATGTCACCGACATCGAAAGCGAAATCCTGCGAATCGAAAAAGCCTGCGGTCGCGAACCCGGCAGCACCGGTCTGCTTGCCGCTATCGAATCGCCGCTGGGTATCACCCGCGCCGTTGAAATCGCCCATGCTTCTGAGCGCCTGATCGGCATTGCGCTGGGTGCAGAAGATTACGTGCGCAACCTGCGCACCGAACGTTCACCGGAAGGTACCGAACTGCTGTTCGCCCGCTGCTCTATTTTGCAGGCAGCACGCTCTGCAGGTATTCAGGCGTTCGATACCGTCTATTCCGACGCCAACAACGAAGCCGGTTTCCTGCACGAAGCCGCACACATCAAGCAACTGGGTTTTGACGGTAAATCGCTCATCAACCCGCGCCAGATAGAACTCCTGCACAACCTGTACGCGCCGACGCGCAAAGAGCTGGCGCACGCCCGCCTGGTTGTAGAAGCCGCTGAAGCCGCCGCTCGCGAAGGCCGTGGCGTTGTCTCCCTGAACGGCAAGATGGTCGACAGCCCGGTTATCGAGCGCGCCCTTCTGGTTATCTCCCGTGCAGAACTTTCCGGCATTCGCGAAGAATAA
- the citF gene encoding citrate lyase subunit alpha — MTQKIEQSQRQDRVATWSRHAESDLSAFHSSAKVDLQAQKPRDQKLCANLEDAIRRSGLQDGMTISFHHAFRGGDLTINLVMDAIAKMGFKNLTLASSSLSDCHAPLVEHIRQGVVSRIYTSGLRGPLAEEISRGLLAEPVQVHSHGGRVHLVQSGELNIDVAFLGVPSCDQFGNANGYTGKACCGSLGYARVDAENAKQVVLLTEQLLTYPHNPASITQDQVDLIVQIEQVGDADKIGADATRMTTNPRELLIARSAADVIANSGYFNEGFSLQTGTGGASLAVTRFLEDKMRSRDIRADFALGGITATIVDLHEKGLIRKLLDVQSFDRCAAESLARNPDHIEISANQYANWGSKGASVDRLDVVVLSALEVDTNFNVNVLTGSDGVLRGASGGHCDTAVGAALSIIVAPLVRGRIPTLVDNVLTCVTPGSSVDILVTDHGIAVNPARPELAERLQEAGMKVVSIEWLRERAQQLTGQPRAIEFTDRVIAVVRYRDGSVIDVVHQVKE, encoded by the coding sequence ATGACGCAGAAAATCGAACAGTCTCAACGCCAGGATCGCGTGGCGACCTGGAGTCGTCATGCAGAAAGCGACCTTTCCGCTTTCCACAGCAGCGCAAAAGTGGATTTGCAGGCGCAAAAACCACGCGACCAAAAGCTGTGCGCTAACCTGGAAGACGCGATACGCCGTTCAGGTCTACAGGATGGGATGACTATCTCTTTCCACCACGCTTTTCGCGGCGGCGATCTGACCATTAACCTGGTGATGGACGCCATCGCCAAAATGGGTTTCAAAAATCTGACACTGGCCTCCAGCTCCCTGAGCGACTGCCATGCTCCGCTGGTTGAGCACATTCGTCAGGGCGTGGTCAGCCGTATTTATACTTCTGGTCTGCGTGGCCCGCTGGCAGAAGAAATCTCTCGTGGTCTGTTGGCTGAACCTGTACAGGTCCACTCTCACGGCGGTCGCGTACACCTGGTACAAAGCGGCGAGTTAAACATTGACGTGGCCTTCCTCGGCGTGCCGTCCTGCGATCAGTTTGGTAACGCTAATGGCTATACCGGTAAAGCCTGCTGCGGTTCGCTGGGTTACGCCCGTGTCGATGCTGAAAACGCGAAACAGGTCGTCCTGCTGACCGAACAACTGCTGACCTACCCGCATAATCCGGCCAGCATCACCCAGGATCAGGTGGATCTGATCGTGCAGATCGAGCAAGTCGGCGATGCCGATAAAATCGGCGCAGATGCGACCCGTATGACCACCAACCCGCGAGAACTGCTGATCGCCCGCAGTGCTGCAGATGTGATCGCGAACTCCGGCTACTTCAATGAAGGCTTCTCATTGCAAACCGGTACGGGGGGGGCTTCGCTGGCCGTGACTCGCTTCCTGGAAGACAAAATGCGCAGCCGCGATATCCGTGCTGACTTCGCACTGGGCGGCATCACTGCCACCATCGTTGACCTGCATGAAAAAGGCTTAATCCGCAAACTGCTGGACGTACAAAGCTTCGATCGTTGTGCCGCTGAGTCCCTGGCCCGCAACCCAGACCACATTGAGATCAGCGCTAACCAGTACGCTAACTGGGGTTCAAAAGGTGCATCCGTTGACCGTCTGGACGTCGTGGTGCTGAGCGCGCTGGAAGTGGATACGAACTTCAACGTCAACGTGCTGACCGGCTCTGACGGCGTGTTGCGCGGCGCATCCGGTGGCCACTGCGATACTGCCGTCGGCGCTGCGCTGTCGATCATCGTCGCTCCATTGGTACGTGGTCGCATCCCGACACTGGTTGATAACGTGCTGACCTGCGTAACCCCAGGCTCCAGCGTTGATATCCTGGTCACTGACCACGGTATCGCCGTCAACCCTGCACGCCCTGAACTGGCCGAACGTCTGCAGGAAGCAGGTATGAAAGTGGTATCCATCGAATGGCTGCGCGAGCGAGCACAACAGCTCACCGGCCAGCCACGCGCCATTGAATTTACCGACCGCGTGATTGCCGTTGTGCGTTATCGCGACGGTTCGGTGATTGATGTTGTGCATCAGGTGAAGGAATAA
- the citX gene encoding citrate lyase holo-[acyl-carrier protein] synthase: MHLLPEHATCHAVSIAELLASRDERQARQHAWLTRHHAPLVSFTVVAPGPIKDSELTRRIFNHGMTALLMQAEKSGWIVREQTARVSASGPEGLLSVEAPAHDLKLATIGLEHSHPLGRLWDLDVLTPEGEILSRRHFALPARRCLLCGQSAADCARGKTHALSDLLIRMEELLHDADSRNID; the protein is encoded by the coding sequence ATGCACCTGCTCCCTGAACATGCCACCTGCCACGCGGTTTCTATTGCCGAACTGCTCGCCAGCCGGGATGAGAGACAAGCGCGGCAGCATGCCTGGCTCACACGCCACCACGCACCACTGGTCTCTTTTACCGTGGTGGCACCAGGCCCGATTAAAGACAGCGAATTAACACGTCGCATTTTTAATCACGGCATGACCGCCCTGCTTATGCAGGCGGAAAAATCTGGCTGGATTGTCAGGGAGCAAACTGCGCGGGTTTCTGCCAGCGGGCCGGAAGGTCTTTTGTCTGTTGAAGCTCCGGCGCACGACCTCAAACTCGCCACCATCGGGCTTGAGCATTCACATCCGTTGGGACGGTTATGGGATCTCGATGTTCTGACCCCTGAAGGGGAGATCCTGTCCCGCCGTCATTTCGCGCTCCCAGCCCGCCGCTGCCTACTGTGCGGGCAAAGCGCTGCCGACTGCGCGCGGGGTAAAACCCACGCGCTTTCCGACCTACTTATTCGTATGGAGGAACTGCTGCATGATGCCGATTCCCGCAACATCGACTGA
- the citG gene encoding triphosphoribosyl-dephospho-CoA synthase CitG: MMPIPATSTDSAALPLDLPDAYARLAWRAMLTEVNLSPKPGLVDRINNGAHKDMALEDFHRSAEAIHAWLPRFVEYGAFSAQLAPEDVLKGLRPVGMACEAEMFRATAGVNTHKGSIFSLGLLCAAIGRLHQLRQTVTPETICSTAATFCRGLTGRELRQNNQQLTAGQRLYQQQGLTGARGEAEAGYPLVIHHALPHYRALLAQGRDPELALLDTLLLLMAINGDTNVASRGGAEGLRWLQQQSVTLLQQGGIRTPADLDYLHQFDQQCIERNLSPGGSADLLIVTWFLAQISQVHHYHN; the protein is encoded by the coding sequence ATGATGCCGATTCCCGCAACATCGACTGATTCCGCAGCCCTTCCGCTGGATCTGCCCGACGCCTACGCGCGGCTCGCGTGGCGCGCCATGCTGACTGAAGTCAACTTATCGCCTAAACCGGGTCTGGTGGATCGTATTAATAACGGCGCACATAAAGATATGGCGCTGGAAGATTTTCATCGCAGCGCAGAGGCTATTCACGCCTGGCTGCCACGTTTCGTCGAATACGGTGCCTTCAGCGCACAACTCGCGCCTGAAGATGTGCTCAAAGGACTGCGTCCGGTGGGTATGGCCTGCGAGGCCGAGATGTTTCGCGCCACCGCCGGGGTGAACACCCATAAAGGCAGTATTTTTTCGCTGGGACTGCTGTGTGCCGCCATTGGCCGCCTGCACCAACTGCGCCAAACCGTTACACCTGAAACCATTTGCTCTACGGCGGCAACCTTTTGCCGTGGCCTGACCGGGCGCGAACTGCGCCAGAACAATCAACAACTCACGGCTGGCCAGCGTTTGTATCAACAACAGGGATTAACCGGTGCTCGCGGTGAAGCAGAAGCAGGCTATCCGTTAGTGATCCACCACGCTTTACCGCACTACCGCGCGTTGCTGGCTCAGGGTCGCGATCCTGAACTGGCATTGCTCGACACCTTACTGCTGCTTATGGCAATCAACGGCGATACCAACGTGGCTTCCCGCGGTGGCGCTGAGGGCTTGCGCTGGTTACAGCAGCAATCCGTCACATTATTGCAGCAAGGGGGAATTCGTACCCCCGCCGATCTCGATTACCTGCACCAGTTCGACCAACAGTGTATTGAACGCAACCTCAGCCCCGGAGGCAGCGCCGATCTGCTGATTGTCACCTGGTTCTTAGCTCAGATTTCACAAGTTCATCATTATCACAATTAA